Genomic DNA from Pigmentiphaga litoralis:
TGCCCGCCGTGCTGGCGCAGGCCGATATCGAAACGTTGGCGCGGGACGTGCTGCGTGACTTTGCCGACGTCGGCGCGTCCCGCCTGCTGACCGAACAGCGCAACGAACTGCTGGCGACCATGGCCTGCCACGGCGCCGTCCGGGCCAACCGCCGTTTGACCCACGACGAGATGAACGCCCTGCTGCGCCAGATGGAAGCCACTGAACGCGCCGACCAGTGCAATCACGGCCGGCCGACCTGGGTGCAACTGAGCGTGGCGGATCTGGACAGGCTGTTCTTGCGTGGGCGGTGATCGGGTGGACAACACGAAGGTCATGGACCCCGATGCGGCGCACGCGATGCCCGCCATCCTCTGCCTGATGGGCCCGACCGCCGCTGGCAAAAGCGCGGCGACCCTGGCGCTGGCCGCGCGCTGGCCGATCGAGATCATCAACGTCGATTCGGCCACGATCTATCGCGGCATGGACATCGGAACAGCCAAGCCCAGCCCGGACGAACGCGCCCAGGTACCCCAGCATCTGCTGGATATCCGCGACCCGTCGGACAGTTATTCGGCCGGCCAATTCCGCAGCGATACGCTGGCGCTGATCGACGCTATCCGCGCGCGTGGGCGCATTCCGCTGCTGGCGGGCGGCACCATGATGTACTTCAAGGCGCTGCGCGACGGCCTGGACACCTTGCCGCAAGGTGATGCCGTCGTCCGCGCCCAACTGGACGCCCGAGCCGCACAGATCGGCTGGCCGGCGATGCACGCTGAACTGGCCGACATTGATCCGATCACCGCGGCGCGCCTGTCGCCCAACGATAGCCAGCGCGTGCAGCGTGCGCTGGAAATCCACGCATTGACCGGGCAGCCCATGTCGTCGCTGCTGACCCAGGGCAAGGCGCAGGCGGACCCGGCGCCCTGGCGTTATGTGAACCTGAGCCTGGAGCCCGCCGACCGCGCCGGCCTGCACGCCCGGATCGAACAACGCTTTGATGCGATGCTGGAACAGGGCCTGGTTGACGAAGTGCGCAAGCTGCGCGCGCGGCCGGAATTGCACCCCGACCTGCCGTCGATCCGCTGCGTGGGCTACCGGCAGGTGTGGTCCTACCTGGAAGGCGCGATCCACGGCGCCGAGATGCGCGGCCAGTCGATTGCCGCCACCCGGCAACTGGCCAAGCGCCAGATCACCTGGCTGCGCGCCCTGCCCGACCGGCATATCGTGGACTGCCTGGCGCCCGATGCCGTGGATCGCGTGATCGACCTGGCGGCCCCGTGGATGAAGACGCCTTGATCACAACGGCGGCAGGCACGTGTGTTTGCGTCAACGTGACTCCTTTTGCCTGAACGCGACCGCGCCTGCATGGACGCGACGGCTCTGCCTGGACGCGACCGCATGGCAGCCACCTCGGCTGCGTCCAGCCTGCCTTGTGCGCTCCTTCCGCCTGCTATGCTCCTTGATGGGCACGCGAGTACGCCGGATGCCGGATGCCGGATGCTGGATGCCGGATGCCGGATGCCGGATGCCGCATACCGGACGCCAGACGCCGCCCGATCACGAACACCTGAACACCCGAACACACTCAAGCCACACCGCCAAGACACCATGGACAAATTCTGGAGCGACGTCACCCGTCAACTGACCCCCTATGTGCCGGGCGAACAGCCGCGCATCGACGGGCTGGTCAAGCTCAATACCAACGAGAACCCCTACCCGCCGTCACCGCGCGCGATCGAGGCCATCCGCGCCGCGGCAGATGGCGCGCTGCGCCGCTATCCCGACCCCGACGCGACCGACCTGAAGGCCGCCGTCGGCCGGTTCCATGGCGTGCCGGTGGACCAGGTCTTCGTGGGCAACAGTTCGGATGAAGTCCTGGCGCATACCTTCGTCGGCTTGCTCAAGCACGACAGGCCCCTGTTCTTCCCGGACATCACCTACAGTTTCTACCCGGTCTATTGCGGCCTGTATGGCATCGACTACCGGACCATTCCGCTGGCCGACGACTTTGCCATCCGCGTCGAAGACTACGGGCAGGACGCCGGGGCCATCATCTTCCCCAACCCGAACGCCCCGACCGGTCTTGCGCTGGGTCTGGACGCGATTCGCACACTGCTTGCGGCTCACCCGGACCAGGTGGTTGTGGTCGACGAAGCCTACGTCGACTTTGGTGGCGAGACCGCGATTCCGCTGGTGGCCGAATTCCCGAATCTGCTGGTGGTGCAGACCCTGTCCAAATCCCGTTCGCTGGCCGGCCTGCGCGTCGGTTATGCGATCGGCCAGGCACATCTGATTGCCGGCCTGGAACGCGTCAAGAGCAGCTTCAATTCCTACCCGCTGGACCGCCTGGCCATTGCTGGCGCGAGTGCGGCGATGGACGACAAGGCCTACTTCGACCAGACCTGCCAGGCCATCATCACGACGCGCGACCAGTTGACGAAAGACCTGCAGACGCTGGGCTTCGAGGTCGTGCCGTCCGCAGCGAATTTCGTCTTCGCCAAGCACCCGGCCCACGCCGGCGCCGACCTGCTGGCCGCCCTGCGCGAACACAAGGTGATCGTGCGCCACTTCAAGCATCCGCGTATCGACAAATACCTGCGCATCACGGTGGGTACGGATGAAGAATGCGGCGCGTTGATCGCGGCGTTGAAGCAGATCCTGTAGACCGTTTCCGGCAGGCGGCTTCAAGCCGCCGACCTCAAGCCGCCGACCTCAAGCCGCGGCCGTCACGCCACCGTCGTCCAGCGGCCGTATTTCCCGATCTGCGTGTCGTCAAAGTTGAAGCCCAGGCCTGGCGTCTGGTGCAGGATCACGCGGCCGTCCTTGTGTTCCAGCTGGCGATCGACCAGGCGGCGGAAATTCAGCACCTGGTCGTCCCAGAAGAACTCGACATAACGGGCGTTGGGCGTCGCGGCCACCAGGGGCGCGTGGATGTCGTGGAACCAGTGCGGGCACATCTGGACGCCATACCCCGCGGCCATGGCGGCGATGCGCTTGAATTCGGTGATCCCGCCGCACACTGCCGCATCCGTCTGCAGGATCGCGGCGGCGCCCATGTCCAGCAGTTGCTTGTGATACCAGCGGCCGTAGCCGATCTCGGCGGTGGCAACCGGGATGCGGGTCAGCTTGGCCAGGCGGGCGTGGCTTTCCACGTCGTCGGGGCTGAAGGGTTCTTCTATGAAGTACGGATTGAACGGCTCCATGCGGCGCAGGTATTCCATGGCTTGCACCGTGTCGACCCAGCCGTTATTGCAATCGAGCATCAGTTCGACATCGTCCCCCACGGCGTCGCGTGCTGCCCGCACGCGTGCTTCTTCGCCCGAGGGTGACAAACGCCCCGTCTTCATCTTGACGGCCTTGAAGCCGAGTTCCACGAAGCCGGCCATCTCTTCACCGAGCTGTTCCGCGGTCTTGCCATCGACGTAATAGCCGCCGCTCGCGTAGGCCGGCACGGTGTCGAGTTCGACGGCGCCCAGGTACTTGTGCAGGGGCAGGTTGGCGGTGCGGGCGTTCAGGTCCCATAGCGCAATGTCGAGTGCGCTGAGTGCCCGCATGACGGTGCCCATCCGCCCTTGCAGCAGGGATTCCTGGTACATGTCCTTCCACAGCCCTTCCACGGCCAATGAATCACGGCCTATCAGGACGGGGGCCAGCAACTGTTCGACGGCGACACGAAAGATCTCGCCCGCCTGGTTGCCCACGTAGCAGAAGCCGATGCCTTCCACGCCGTCGGAACTGCGCACCTTGACCAGGCCATAGTGGCGGTCCGTCACGGTCCGGTTGGCCAGATAGGTCACTTTGTCGAGCGGGACGCGCGCCACGCATACGTCGATGGATTGGATAATCGCCATGGGGTCTCCTGTGGATGAATGCCTGCAATGACGCCACTATGCGACGCTTCACCCCGCAAAAAAACCTCTCGATCGCGGTTTCAGAACACGTAAAATCCGTGTTCATGGACATGCGTTTTCTTGAAAGCTTCGTGACGGTGGTCGAGTCGGGTTCGATTGCGGACGCGGCGCGCCGGCTGGATCTGGCCCCCACGACGGTGGCCCAGCAGATCCGTGCGCTGGAAGCCGACCTGGGCTCGCGGCTGTTGATGCGGGCAGGGCGAACGGTCAAGCCCACCGTAGCCGGTGCGCGGATCGTGGATCACGCAAAGCAGTTGCTGGAAGGCGTGCAGACCCTGCGGTCCGCCGCGTCCGACACGGGACTGCCCGCGGGTCCGCTCCGGCTGGGCGCGACGCCGACCGCATTGACGGGATTGCTGCCGCCGTTGATGCGGCGATGGATGCACGTCTACCCGGACATCCAGATTTATGTCGAGCCGGGCACGTCGTCGCTGCTGCTGGGACGGGTGCAGGACGGCAGTCTGGATGCGGCGATCCTGGTGCATCCGGCTTTCGAGTTGCCCAAGACTTGCGGCTGGACACCGATCCGTGACGAACCGCTGATCCTGCTGACGCCAGCCCGGATGCGCGTTACCGACCCTCTGCTGACGATCGCGCGCCACCCCTTCATCCAGTACGACCGCAAGGTCGTGGCGGGCAAGATGGCGGATGACTATCTGCGGCGCCAGGGCATCCGCACCAAAGTGCAGTTCGAGCTGGATGGCATCGAGCACATCGCCCAGTTGGTGGCGGAAGGCTTCGGCGTGTCCGTGTTGCCGGATTGGCCGGGACTGGGGTCGCCCGATCCCCGGGTGCGCCGGTGGCCACTGCCCGCGCCCTGCCCGTCGCGCCAGGTGGGCATGGTGTGGGTGCGGGGGTCGCCAAGATCGCCGCTGGCGGATGCGCTGCACGCGCATCTGGACAGCATTCCCGAGGCGCGCCAACAACAAAAAACCCGCCCCTGATTCAGGTGGCGGGTTTTTGTCTACATGGCCGACAGGCCGGGGCCTTTACACCACGGTCGTCTGCGGCGCGTCGGCAGCTTGATCAACGATCTCGCCAATCCGGTCCACGGTTTCACCGGCCGCGCGCAGCGTAGCGATCACGGCGTCGGCTTCTTGCGCGCCGACCACGATCACCATGCCGATGCCGCAGTTGAAGACGCGGTGCATTTCGTTGTCGGCCACGCCGCCCTGGGCCTGCAGCCAGGTGAACAGGTCGGGCATCTTCCAGGCGTCGCGGTGCAGGGTGGCGCTCAGGCCGGGGCGCAGAATGCGCGGCACGTTGTCCAGCAGGCCGCCGCCGGTAATGTGGGCCAGGCCCTTGATCTCGTGCTTGGCGATCGCCTGCAGCACCGGCTTGACGTAAATGCGGGTCGGCGCCATCACGACGTCACGCAGCGCCTGGCCGTGGAAGTCGGTATCGGGCGTGGCGCCCGCACGGTCGATGATCTTGCGGACCAGCGAATAGCCGTTCGAATGCGCGCCGCTGGAAGCCAGGCCCAGCACCACGTCGCCGGGCTGGATCTTGCTGCCGTCGATGGCCAGCGACTTTTCGACCGCGCCAACGGCAAAGCCGGCCAGGTCGTATTCGCCGTCGGGGTACATGCCGGGCATTTCGGCCGTTTCACCGCCGATCAGGGCGCAACCGGCCAGCTCGCAACCTTGGGCAATACCGCCGATCACGGTGGCGGCCGTGTCGACCGACAGGCGGCCGCACGCAAAATAGTCGAGGAAAAACAACGGTTCGGCGCCTTGCACCAGAATGTCGTTCACGCTCATGGCGACCAGATCGATGCCGACCGTGTCGTGCTTGTTCCACGAAAACGCCAGGCGCAGCTTGGTACCCACGCCGTCGGTGCCGGACACCAGCACGGGTTCGCGATACTTCTTCGGGACTTCGAACAGGGCGCCGAAACCGCCAATGCCCGCCAGCACGCCTTCGCGCATCGTGCGCTTGGCCAGTGGCTTGATGCGCTCGACCAGGGCGTCGCCGGCATCGATATCGACTCCGGCGTCGCGGTAGGTTAAGGAAGAAGCGCTAGGTTGCTGTTCGGACATGGAATAACCAGAAGAAGTGAAAAGGAACGCCTGCGAGTTTAAGCGGGAGTGGCGACCGGGGGCGTGAAAAACGAAAAATACCGGTTATTACGCGCCCCAAAGCTATAATTTTACGATGATCGATACTCCGACGCGGCGTTTGCAGGCATTGGGCTGGACTTTGTTGGGTCTGGCCCTTTTGCTGATGATGTACTTCCTGTCGCCGGTGCTTACCCCCTTCCTGCTGGCCGGGATTCTTGGCTATCTGCTGGCGCCGGGTGTCGATTTGCTGGAACAGCACCGTTTTCCGCGCTGGGCGGCGGTGCTGGTCATGATGACCGGCCTGTTCCTGACCGTGATCATTCTAGTGCTGATTCTGGTGCCGCTCGTTCAGCACGAGGTCACCCAGGTCATTGCGCAATTGCCGGTCTGGCTGGATCGCCTGCGCGAATCGTACGGACCGCAGCTCAAGCGCTGGTTCGGCCTGGAACTCAAGGTCACGGCCAACAGCCTGGGCAAGCTGACGCAGGACGTGCTGGCCGGCCATCAGGACATGGCCGCGGTGGCCCTCAGTTATGTCAAGCTGGGCGGCGGCGCGATGCTGAACTTCGTCACCAACATGTTCCTGACGCCCTTCGTGCTGTTCTACCTGCTGCTGGACTGGCATCAGCTGCTGGACCGCCTGGACCGCGTCGTGCCCCGCCGCTGGCACCTGCGCATCCGCGTCATGGTGGCCGAAATCGATGAACTGATGTCGCAGTTCCTGCGCGGCCAGTTGCTGGTTATGCTGATCCTGGCCGTGCTGTACAGCGCCGGGCTGGCCATTGCCGGCTTCGACAGCGCCCTGCCGGTCGGCACGCTGACCGGCCTGCTGGTGTTCATTCCCTATCTGGGGTTCGCGCTGGGCCTGTTCCTTGCCATGGTGTCCGCCATGCTGCAGTTCGACGGCGCCTACGGTGTGGTGGCGGTGGCCGTGGTCTATGGCATTGGCCAGACCGTGGAAAGTTTCTACCTGACACCGCGCCTGGTGGGCGAGCGGATCGGCCTGCATCCGCTGGCCGTGTTGCTGGCCTTGCTGGTGTTTGGTGAAGTCTTTGGATTCTTTGGCGTGCTGCTGGCGCTGCCGGCCAGCGCGATCTTGCTGGTGGCGTTGCGGCGCGTGCGTCGCAGCTACCTGAGCAGCGATTTCTACCGGCAGACGCCCTGACGCCATGACGCTGCCTTGCTTTTCCCGACGTCCCCCTTGCAGAGCCCGATGAAGCAGCTCTTACTCGACGTCCTGCCCGCGCAGGCGCCATCGCTCGAGAACTACGTGCCCGGCCCGAATGCCGAGGCGCTGGCGGCGCTGCGCGCGCTGCCGTCGGGGCGGGCGGTGTACCTGTGGGGACCGGCGGCGTCGGGGCGCACGCATCTGCTGCGCGCCATGGTGGCGGACTCGGCCGACGCCATCTATCTGGACAACGACGCGCCCATCAACACCTTCCAGGCGGTGGCCGATGGCGATGCCGGCCATGCCCTGCTGCGGCGCGTGGCGATCGACGATCTGCACGCCATGGACGACGCCCGCCAGGCCTGCGTGTTCGCGCTGTACAACCGGTGGCGCGAATCGGCCGCCACCGAACATGCCCTGTCGCTGGTCGTGGCCGGCGATACGGCGCCCCACCAGATGCAGTTGCGCGAAGACCTGCGCACGCGACTGGGCTGGGACCTGGTGTTCCGCCTCGATGCCCTGTCGGACGCCGACAAGATGGCGGCGCTGGGCCGGCAGGCCGCCAGCCGGGGCATGCAGCTGGCCCCGGATGTGCTGAACTGGGTCATCACCCACGTCGATCGCGACATGCGGCGGCTGTCGGCATTGGTCGACGCGCTCGATCGCTATTCCCTGGCGGCCAAGCGCCCCATCACCGTTCCGCTGCTGCGCGCCATGCTGGCAGAGCAGCCCGAACCCTCCAACCCCGATTCTCCTCCACCGACGTTGTCATGACTCCTACCCAAGCGCCCACCCGGCTCGCGCTGTTCGATCTGGACCACACCCTGTTGCCGCTGGACAGCGACTATCACTGGGCTGATTTCCTGGCCCGCAATGGTCACAATGGCGACCCCGCCACGGCCCGCGCCACCAACGACGCCATCATGCAGCGGTATGACGAAGGCAAGCTGTCCGCCACCGAGTCGGCCGAGTTCATGCTCGGGATGCTGGCGCGCAACACCCCTTATGACCTGGCGAAGTGGCATGAAACGTTCATGGCCGAGGTGATTCGTCCGGCGATCACACCGCAGGCGATCGACCTGGTGCGCAGTCACCTTGAAGCCGGCGACCTGTGCGTGGTGGCCACGTCGACCAATTCCTTCGTGGTCGGCCCCATCGTGCGTGCGTTTGGCATCACACATCTGCTCGCCACCGACCCCGAATATGTGAACGGCCGCTACACTGGACGTTTCGTCGGCACCGCCTGCTTCCGCGAGGGCAAGGTCACCCGGGTCGACGCCTGGCTGAAGACCCTGGGTCGAGACCTCGCCTCGTTCGACGAGTCGATCTTCTACAGCGATTCCATGAACGACGTCCCGCTGCTTGAGGTCGTGACCACCCCGGTCGCCACCAACCCCTCGGCCACCCTGCGCGCGCTGGCGCAAGAACGGAACTGGCGCATCACGGATTTGTTCGCATGATCAGAAAACTCATCAGCAAGCTGTTTTCGCCGCGCGCCGCGCGTCCGATCCTGGGCGTCAAGCGGCACGCCCCCTTGCGTGTCCCGCAAAGCCAGCACGGCATCGACCGCCGCCTGGTGTCGCGCCACGCCATCAAGGTCTGCGACACGTTGCACGAAGCCGGCTTCGAAGCCTATATCGTCGGCGGCGCGGTGCGTGACCTGATCGCCGGCGCGCAGCCCAAGGACTTCGACATCGCGACCAACGCGACGCCCGAACAGATCCAGCCGCTGTTTCGCCGCGCTCGCATCATCGGCCGCCGCTTCAGGCTGGTCCACGTGGTGTTCGGCCAGGAAATCATCGAAACGTCGACCTTCCGCGCGGCCAGCTCCGTGGAACAGACCACCGACGAACACGGCCGCATCCTGCGTGACAACGTGTTCGGCACGCTGGAAGAAGATGCCGCGCGGCGCGACTTCACGTTGAACGCGCTGTACTACGATCCGGCCACCGAGATCGTCATCGACTACCACAACGGCGTGGCGGATCTGAAGAACCGCACCGTCAGCATCATTGGCGACGCGGCCAAGCGCTATCGCGAAGACCCGGTCCGCATGCTGCGCGGCATGCGCTTCGCCGCCAAGCTTGAATGCACGATCGCACCGGCCACGCTGGCGCCGATCCGCGAGATGGCGGGCCTGATCGAAAACGTGCCGGCATCGCGTCTGTTCGACGAAATGCTGAAGATGCTGACCTGCGGTCATGCCATGAACTGTCTGCGCCAGCTGCAAAAGCAAGGCCTGCACAAGGGCATGCTGCCGCTGCTGGACGTCGTGCTGGACCAGCCGGGCGGCGAGCGGTTTGTCGAGCTGGCGCTGGAACGCACCGACCAGCGCGTGCGCGCCGGCAAGTCCGTCAGCCCCAGCTTCCTGTTTGCCGCCTTGCTCTGGCAGCAGGTGCATGTGCGCTGGATGCAGTTCCGCGAACAGGGTGAAGTGCCGATGCAGGCACTGGGCCTGGCCGTGGATTCCGTGCTGGATGACCAGACCGAAAAGCTGGCGATCCAGCGGCGCTTCGTGTCCGACATGCGCGAGATCTGGTTCATGCAGCCGCGCTTCGAACGGCGCCTGGGCAAGACCGCCTGGCGCATGATCGAACAACCGCGCTTTCGCGCCGCGTGTGATTTCCTGCACCTGCGCGCCGCCGCCGGCGAAGTCGACAGCGACCTGGCGCAGTGGTGGATGGACCTGGCCGACGCCGATGATTCGACCCGCGCGGCCATGCTGGACGACGCCGCCCGCCAGCCGCGCCCGGCTGGCGAAGCGTCGACCAAGCCGCGCCGCAAGCGCCGCAGCAACAACAAGCCCCGCGCCGAATCGGCCGGCCCGGACTCGGGCGGCGCCGCACCGGCTGCGGAGTAAGGCAAGTCGATGGCTGACGAGGCTGGCCCGGCTGGCCAGGCAGGCCAAGCCAAAACGCCTGGCGACCCCGGCCTGGATGAAGCGATCGCGGCTGGCGGCCAGCAGACACCCGAGGGTGCGCACATGGCCTGGATAGGCCTTGGGGCGAACCTGGGCGATGCCATCGCCACCTTGCAGGCCGCCGTGCGGGACCTGACCCAGGCCGACGGCGTGTCGGCGGTGACGGTGTCACGCTTTTTTCGCACCGCACCGATCGACTCCAGCGGGCCGCCGTACATCAATGCCGCGGCTCGCGTGATCACCACGCTGTCGCCGCTGGCTTTGCTGGATACCCTGCAACGCATCGAGAACACCCACGGCCGCGAACGTCCCTATCGCAACGCGCCCCGCACGCTGGACCTGGACCTGCTGCTGTTCGATGACGTCGTCCTGGACACGCCACGGCTGGTGATCCCGCATCCGCGCATGCATGAACGTGCCTTCGTCTTGGCCCCCTTAACCGATCTGGATCCGGCCTTGCGTCTGCCGCAAGGCGACGTGGCGAGTTTGCTGCGGCAGTGCGCCGCGCAGGACGTCGAGGCGATCTGATCGCATTGCAGACGGGGCTTGCCGGCCCATGCGGGCGCTTACGGCACCGCGTAGGGCGACCCGGACGTGCGCTCCTTGTCCTGCCCTTCTTGATATCGCAATGCGTCGATCACCAGCGCCAGCGCCGGCGAGATCTGCCGCCGGTTGGCGTAGTACAGGTGATAGCCCGGAAACACCGGGCACCAATCTTCCAGCAAGGACACCAGGCGGCCCGTTTCCACGTGCGGCCGCACCAGGTCGTAGGGCACGAAGGCCAGGCCCATGCCGTCCAGCGCCGCCTGCAACATCAGGAAGGTGTTGTTGAACACGGTCTGCCCGGTCACCCGTACATTCAGTTCCTGGCCGTCTTTTTCAAAGTCCCAGGCATACAGGCCGCCATGGGTTGGCAGCCGCAAGTTGATGCAGCAGTGGTCGGTCAGGTCTTGCGGCAGGGTGGGATGCGCCCTGCCCTCCAGATAGCCCGGTGACCCGGCTACCGCCATGCGCAGTTCCGGCGCAATGCGGACTGCGATCATGTCCTTGTCCACCCGGTCGCCCACCCGCACGCCCGCGTCGAAGCGCTCCGCGGCAATGTCGGTAAACGCGTAGTCCACACTGAACTCGATCTGGATGTCGGGGTACTGACGCAGCAGCGGCCGCAAACGCGGCCACAGGAAATTGACGATCGCGTGGTCATGCGCGGTGATGCGTACGGTACCCGCCGGCTTGTCGCGCAGCGCGCTGAGCGACCCCAGCGCCTGTTCAATGTCATCCAGGCGCGGCACCAGCGTTGCCAGCAGCCGCGCGCCGGCCTCGGTCGTCGACACGCTGCGGGTGGTGCGCGTCAGCAGGCGCACGCCCAGGCGGGCTTCCAGCGCGAGCATGGCATGGCTAAGCGCGGATCGCGACATGCCGAGCTGCGCGGCGGCGCGCGTAAAGCTGCGTTCGCGCGCCACCATGACAAAGGCCTGCAGGTCGTTCAGGTTTTCTTTCATGGCGCGGGCCTTGGGTGAGGAAAGTGGTGGTGGTTGGTGGTGCAGGGGCATCCTTGCCGGCGGCATTGGTGAATGCCATGCACCAGCGCATGCGGATTTTGCCATCTTATCAACCAATGCCTGCGCACATACAGTGACTGCATCCCCAAGCAAGGAGCAGTCATGGAACTCAAACGCGCAGGCTCGCAGCCCTCGATGAAGGGGCCGGCCGAGTGGTTCACTGGCACCGTCCGCATCGATCCCTTGAACAGTCCGCCCGAGCCGGCTCGCGCGTCGTGCGCCGCAGTCACCTTCGAGCCGGGCGCCCGGTCGGCCTGGCACACCCATCCGCTCGGCCAGACGTTGATCGTCACGTCCGGCTGCGGCTGGACGCAATGCGAAGGCGAAGCCACGGTGGAAATCCGCGCGGGCGACGTGATCTGGTGCCCGCCCGGGCATCGGCATTGGCATGGCGCATCCCCCACCACCGCCATGACGCATATCGCGATCCAGGAAGCGCTGGACGGCAAGAATGTCGAGTGGATGGAACAGGTGACCGACGAACAGTATCTGTCCAACCCGCCGCGGAACGCGGACTCGGCAAGGGGAGCCTAATCGTGCGATTCCCATTGTTAACGACGGCCGGCTGGCGACTCGCCGCCTGCACCCTTGCCCTGCCCGCCGCCCTGGCAACCCCCGCGGAAAACGCGCCGGCGGCCCGGACGGGCTCCGCTGCTATCGGGGGCTCCGGTGCTTCCACTGCCGCCGCCCCGGCAGGGTCCACCGGCCAGACCATCACACGGGCGGGCGCACAGGCGTCCGTTCCGGGTTCCGCC
This window encodes:
- the miaA gene encoding tRNA (adenosine(37)-N6)-dimethylallyltransferase MiaA; the encoded protein is MDPDAAHAMPAILCLMGPTAAGKSAATLALAARWPIEIINVDSATIYRGMDIGTAKPSPDERAQVPQHLLDIRDPSDSYSAGQFRSDTLALIDAIRARGRIPLLAGGTMMYFKALRDGLDTLPQGDAVVRAQLDARAAQIGWPAMHAELADIDPITAARLSPNDSQRVQRALEIHALTGQPMSSLLTQGKAQADPAPWRYVNLSLEPADRAGLHARIEQRFDAMLEQGLVDEVRKLRARPELHPDLPSIRCVGYRQVWSYLEGAIHGAEMRGQSIAATRQLAKRQITWLRALPDRHIVDCLAPDAVDRVIDLAAPWMKTP
- the hisC gene encoding histidinol-phosphate transaminase — encoded protein: MDKFWSDVTRQLTPYVPGEQPRIDGLVKLNTNENPYPPSPRAIEAIRAAADGALRRYPDPDATDLKAAVGRFHGVPVDQVFVGNSSDEVLAHTFVGLLKHDRPLFFPDITYSFYPVYCGLYGIDYRTIPLADDFAIRVEDYGQDAGAIIFPNPNAPTGLALGLDAIRTLLAAHPDQVVVVDEAYVDFGGETAIPLVAEFPNLLVVQTLSKSRSLAGLRVGYAIGQAHLIAGLERVKSSFNSYPLDRLAIAGASAAMDDKAYFDQTCQAIITTRDQLTKDLQTLGFEVVPSAANFVFAKHPAHAGADLLAALREHKVIVRHFKHPRIDKYLRITVGTDEECGALIAALKQIL
- a CDS encoding mandelate racemase/muconate lactonizing enzyme family protein, translating into MAIIQSIDVCVARVPLDKVTYLANRTVTDRHYGLVKVRSSDGVEGIGFCYVGNQAGEIFRVAVEQLLAPVLIGRDSLAVEGLWKDMYQESLLQGRMGTVMRALSALDIALWDLNARTANLPLHKYLGAVELDTVPAYASGGYYVDGKTAEQLGEEMAGFVELGFKAVKMKTGRLSPSGEEARVRAARDAVGDDVELMLDCNNGWVDTVQAMEYLRRMEPFNPYFIEEPFSPDDVESHARLAKLTRIPVATAEIGYGRWYHKQLLDMGAAAILQTDAAVCGGITEFKRIAAMAAGYGVQMCPHWFHDIHAPLVAATPNARYVEFFWDDQVLNFRRLVDRQLEHKDGRVILHQTPGLGFNFDDTQIGKYGRWTTVA
- a CDS encoding LysR family transcriptional regulator produces the protein MDMRFLESFVTVVESGSIADAARRLDLAPTTVAQQIRALEADLGSRLLMRAGRTVKPTVAGARIVDHAKQLLEGVQTLRSAASDTGLPAGPLRLGATPTALTGLLPPLMRRWMHVYPDIQIYVEPGTSSLLLGRVQDGSLDAAILVHPAFELPKTCGWTPIRDEPLILLTPARMRVTDPLLTIARHPFIQYDRKVVAGKMADDYLRRQGIRTKVQFELDGIEHIAQLVAEGFGVSVLPDWPGLGSPDPRVRRWPLPAPCPSRQVGMVWVRGSPRSPLADALHAHLDSIPEARQQQKTRP
- the purM gene encoding phosphoribosylformylglycinamidine cyclo-ligase, encoding MSEQQPSASSLTYRDAGVDIDAGDALVERIKPLAKRTMREGVLAGIGGFGALFEVPKKYREPVLVSGTDGVGTKLRLAFSWNKHDTVGIDLVAMSVNDILVQGAEPLFFLDYFACGRLSVDTAATVIGGIAQGCELAGCALIGGETAEMPGMYPDGEYDLAGFAVGAVEKSLAIDGSKIQPGDVVLGLASSGAHSNGYSLVRKIIDRAGATPDTDFHGQALRDVVMAPTRIYVKPVLQAIAKHEIKGLAHITGGGLLDNVPRILRPGLSATLHRDAWKMPDLFTWLQAQGGVADNEMHRVFNCGIGMVIVVGAQEADAVIATLRAAGETVDRIGEIVDQAADAPQTTVV
- a CDS encoding AI-2E family transporter, whose protein sequence is MIDTPTRRLQALGWTLLGLALLLMMYFLSPVLTPFLLAGILGYLLAPGVDLLEQHRFPRWAAVLVMMTGLFLTVIILVLILVPLVQHEVTQVIAQLPVWLDRLRESYGPQLKRWFGLELKVTANSLGKLTQDVLAGHQDMAAVALSYVKLGGGAMLNFVTNMFLTPFVLFYLLLDWHQLLDRLDRVVPRRWHLRIRVMVAEIDELMSQFLRGQLLVMLILAVLYSAGLAIAGFDSALPVGTLTGLLVFIPYLGFALGLFLAMVSAMLQFDGAYGVVAVAVVYGIGQTVESFYLTPRLVGERIGLHPLAVLLALLVFGEVFGFFGVLLALPASAILLVALRRVRRSYLSSDFYRQTP
- the hda gene encoding DnaA regulatory inactivator Hda, whose protein sequence is MKQLLLDVLPAQAPSLENYVPGPNAEALAALRALPSGRAVYLWGPAASGRTHLLRAMVADSADAIYLDNDAPINTFQAVADGDAGHALLRRVAIDDLHAMDDARQACVFALYNRWRESAATEHALSLVVAGDTAPHQMQLREDLRTRLGWDLVFRLDALSDADKMAALGRQAASRGMQLAPDVLNWVITHVDRDMRRLSALVDALDRYSLAAKRPITVPLLRAMLAEQPEPSNPDSPPPTLS
- a CDS encoding HAD family hydrolase, which gives rise to MTPTQAPTRLALFDLDHTLLPLDSDYHWADFLARNGHNGDPATARATNDAIMQRYDEGKLSATESAEFMLGMLARNTPYDLAKWHETFMAEVIRPAITPQAIDLVRSHLEAGDLCVVATSTNSFVVGPIVRAFGITHLLATDPEYVNGRYTGRFVGTACFREGKVTRVDAWLKTLGRDLASFDESIFYSDSMNDVPLLEVVTTPVATNPSATLRALAQERNWRITDLFA
- the pcnB gene encoding polynucleotide adenylyltransferase PcnB, with product MIRKLISKLFSPRAARPILGVKRHAPLRVPQSQHGIDRRLVSRHAIKVCDTLHEAGFEAYIVGGAVRDLIAGAQPKDFDIATNATPEQIQPLFRRARIIGRRFRLVHVVFGQEIIETSTFRAASSVEQTTDEHGRILRDNVFGTLEEDAARRDFTLNALYYDPATEIVIDYHNGVADLKNRTVSIIGDAAKRYREDPVRMLRGMRFAAKLECTIAPATLAPIREMAGLIENVPASRLFDEMLKMLTCGHAMNCLRQLQKQGLHKGMLPLLDVVLDQPGGERFVELALERTDQRVRAGKSVSPSFLFAALLWQQVHVRWMQFREQGEVPMQALGLAVDSVLDDQTEKLAIQRRFVSDMREIWFMQPRFERRLGKTAWRMIEQPRFRAACDFLHLRAAAGEVDSDLAQWWMDLADADDSTRAAMLDDAARQPRPAGEASTKPRRKRRSNNKPRAESAGPDSGGAAPAAE